In Rhodothermales bacterium, the following are encoded in one genomic region:
- the surE gene encoding 5'/3'-nucleotidase SurE has protein sequence MKNEPLILITNDDGIDAHGIRMLAGAMRGLGTLYVVAPREEQSGVSHAITIRQPVRIIKRDYVIEGETIEAYAVTGTPADCVKMAIDHILPRRPDLVVSGINQGPNAAVNILYSGTVSAALEASVLGLDAIAFSLNAWTGGRFEPAARYARRIAETTLLKKLPPGILLNVNVPDLPYDEIKGITITSQAKSRWEASFVEHRDPFDRPYYWIAGNFVNLDTGDHTDLAALEAGYVSVTPVHSDLTAHAFVEHMKAWKL, from the coding sequence ATGAAGAATGAGCCACTGATATTAATCACGAACGATGACGGGATCGATGCGCATGGGATCCGGATGTTGGCTGGCGCCATGCGGGGGCTCGGGACGTTGTACGTGGTGGCGCCGCGGGAGGAGCAGAGTGGGGTGTCGCACGCGATCACGATCCGGCAGCCGGTGCGTATCATCAAGCGGGACTATGTGATCGAGGGCGAGACGATCGAGGCGTATGCCGTGACGGGGACGCCGGCGGATTGTGTCAAGATGGCCATCGATCACATCCTGCCCCGGAGGCCAGACCTCGTCGTGAGCGGCATCAACCAGGGGCCTAACGCGGCGGTCAACATTCTGTACTCCGGCACGGTGAGCGCAGCCCTCGAGGCGTCGGTCCTCGGATTGGATGCGATTGCGTTTTCGCTTAATGCGTGGACGGGCGGTCGTTTCGAGCCGGCTGCCCGATATGCCCGCCGCATCGCTGAAACGACGCTGCTCAAGAAGCTGCCGCCGGGCATCCTGCTAAATGTCAACGTCCCGGATCTGCCGTACGACGAGATCAAAGGCATCACGATCACCTCTCAGGCAAAATCGCGCTGGGAGGCGTCGTTTGTGGAGCACCGCGACCCGTTCGACCGCCCGTATTACTGGATTGCCGGCAACTTCGTCAACCTAGACACCGGCGATCACACGGACCTCGCGGCGCTCGAAGCCGGCTACGTGTCCGTCACGCCTGTCCATTCGGACCTCACCGCCCACGCCTTTGTCGAACACATGAAGGCGTGGAAACTGTAG
- the panB gene encoding 3-methyl-2-oxobutanoate hydroxymethyltransferase produces MSTETATLQNLQSRRVTTQTLQEMRVQNIPIAMLTAYDFTFARILDQAGVDVLLVGDSASNVMAGHETTLPITLDQMIYHAQCVVRGVERVLVVVDLPFGSYQGNTKVALQSAIRVMKESGGHAIKLEGGAPVASMIRRIINAGIPVMGHLGLTPQSIYQFGTYKARARDNEEADRLRDDALLLQDAGCFAIVLEKIPAGLAAEVTESLRIPTIGIGAGARCSGQVLVMHDMLGLSTDFNPRFVRRYAELGGVVTDAVRAYVDDVRGRQFPDASESY; encoded by the coding sequence GCAATCGCGCCGGGTTACGACCCAGACGCTCCAGGAAATGCGTGTCCAGAACATCCCGATCGCGATGCTCACGGCGTACGACTTCACGTTCGCCCGCATCCTGGATCAGGCCGGCGTGGATGTGCTGCTGGTCGGGGACTCGGCTTCCAATGTGATGGCCGGCCACGAAACTACGCTGCCGATCACACTGGATCAGATGATCTATCATGCCCAGTGTGTCGTGCGTGGTGTTGAACGGGTGCTGGTGGTGGTCGATCTACCGTTTGGCTCCTATCAGGGCAATACAAAAGTCGCCCTCCAATCCGCGATCCGGGTGATGAAGGAGTCCGGCGGCCACGCGATCAAGCTGGAGGGCGGCGCCCCTGTCGCCTCGATGATTCGTCGCATCATCAACGCCGGCATCCCGGTGATGGGCCATCTGGGGCTCACCCCGCAGAGTATCTACCAGTTTGGCACCTACAAGGCACGCGCTCGGGACAACGAGGAAGCAGACCGGTTGCGTGACGACGCCCTGCTCCTACAAGATGCCGGCTGCTTCGCCATCGTGCTCGAAAAAATCCCGGCCGGCCTTGCCGCCGAAGTCACGGAATCCCTGCGCATCCCGACGATCGGCATCGGCGCCGGCGCCCGGTGCAGCGGCCAGGTGCTGGTAATGCACGACATGCTGGGCCTGTCTACCGACTTTAACCCACGCTTCGTCCGCCGCTATGCGGAGCTGGGCGGGGTGGTCACCGACGCGGTTCGGGCCTATGTGGATGACGTCCGCGGCCGGCAGTTTCCGGATGCGTCGGAGAGTTATTGA